A DNA window from Aquarana catesbeiana isolate 2022-GZ linkage group LG01, ASM4218655v1, whole genome shotgun sequence contains the following coding sequences:
- the CCNO gene encoding cyclin-O, translating to MSAADMVIYSVRESEQHLQMTGEGPRSPSKRKREESTPEDAGNGSLCDSGGLSRGVKRARYRRHRKQTLETRSCDSGVGDLYETPSPSPRTPGYETQEDPCPRISHRLDLHNFRDYGEECYVFYKSLEDTYLTHHCMDNQPQLKPESRCKLISWLIPVHKHFKLGFESLCLAINILDRFLACTPVATDCFQLVGVTSLLIACKQVETRPPRVKQLLALCCDTFSREQLCNLECIILLKLKFQLAAPTINFFLQHFSLLQVADGHPSDADLSQASRSLAVAKGIAELSLADYAFNSYPPSLMAVCCLALSERMLSSERPISVQSSGYCESKLQECMDKIDLLISLNRDSLHRLLPNELPEKRMDVDN from the exons ATGAGCGCCGCAGACATGGTGATCTATAGCGTTAGAGAGTCCGAGCAACATCTGCAAATGACAGGTGAGGGGCCCCGGAGCCCCAGcaagaggaagagggaggagagcaCCCCGGAGGACGCGGGCAACGGCAGCCTGTGTGACAGCGGCGGGCTGAGCCGGGGGGTGAAGAGAGCTCGGTACCGGAGACACAGGAAGCAGACTCTGGAGACCCGGAGCTGTGACTCGGGGGTGGGGGATCTGTATGAGACCCCCAGTCCTAGCCCTCGGACCCCGGGCTATGAGACCCAAGAGGACCCCTGTCCCAGGATCTCCCATAGACTAGACCTACACAACTTCAGAGACTATGGAGAGGAGTGCTATGTGTTCTACAAGAGCCTGGAGGACACCTACCTCACCCACCACTGCATGGACAACCAGCCCCAG CTCAAACCCGAATCTCGCTGCAAACTGATCAGCTGGCTGATCCCCGTACataaacacttcaagctgggcttcGAATCCCTGTGCCTCGCCATCAATATCCTGGACCGGTTCCTGGCCTGCACCCCCGTGGCTACTGACTGCTTCCAGTTGGTGGGTGTCACCTCCTTGCTTATTGCTTGCAAACAG GTGGAGACACGGCCACCCCGAGTGAAGCAGCTGCTAGCCTTGTGCTGTGATACCTTCTCCAGAGAGCAGCTCTGCAATCTTGAATGCATCATCTTGCTTAAACTCAAATTCCAGCTGGCAGCACCAACTATTAACTTTTTCCTGCAGCACTTCTCCCTCCTTCAGGTTGCCGATGGTCACCCCTCAGATGCTGATCTATCCCAGGCATCCAGATCCCTAGCTGTAGCCAAAGGCATTGCAGAACTGAGCTTGGCTGATTATGCCTTTAACTCATACCCACCATCGCTAATGGCGGTTTGTTGTTTGGCACTCTCAGAACGCATGTTGAGCAGTGAAAGGCCTATCAGTGTGCAGAGCAGCGGCTACTGTGAGAGCAAACTGCAGGAGTGCATGGACAAGATTGACTTGCTTATCTCCCTAAATCGAGATTCTTTGCATCGTCTGCTGCCCAATGAACTCCCTGAGAAGAGGATGGATGTGGATAATTAA